In one window of Streptomyces sp. NBC_01224 DNA:
- a CDS encoding CehA/McbA family metallohydrolase: protein MRKDGTCPSHPAAPDEPGFGRRRLLQAGAVLGAASTVSLAPLSFASAAEGSSGDVTKMVTGHLESGAPDFVYLPVEVPAGVREIAVSYSYNKPSVPAGTLGNVLNIGVFDERGTALGGKGFRGWSGGARTSFAISRTEATPGYLPGPVNPGTWYVVLGLSQVAPQGMDYRVEVTLMFGAPGPDFRPTYPPERARGRGRAWYRGDCHLHTVHSDGKRLPAEVAAGAKAARLDFVISTDHNTSSAHGIWGQYADQDLLILTGEEVTTRNGHWLALGVDSGTWIDWRYRTRDDAFSRFARQVRRSGGLVVPAHPYCPYVACQWKFGYEDADAMEVWTGPWTYDDESAVDTWDAMLGEALRRGRRWTPAMGNSDAHSVPQVIGMPHNVVLADDLSRSAVLDGIRAGRTWIAESADVQLKFTVTGGGKQAGPGESLKLPTDAPVDAQLEVSGVPGGTVRFITDEGQMHQESLPASGSGTVVWRATASLAAYIRAEVRHPMADGTPGKGNTMAADLQWGPMAALTNPVILHLKG from the coding sequence ATGCGCAAAGATGGAACCTGTCCGTCCCACCCGGCTGCCCCGGACGAGCCCGGATTCGGGCGTCGGCGGCTGCTGCAGGCAGGGGCGGTGCTCGGGGCTGCCAGCACTGTCTCCCTCGCGCCCCTGTCCTTCGCCTCGGCAGCCGAAGGTTCGTCGGGGGATGTCACCAAGATGGTGACCGGGCATCTCGAGTCCGGCGCGCCGGACTTCGTGTACCTGCCCGTGGAGGTCCCGGCCGGAGTGCGCGAAATCGCCGTCTCCTATTCCTACAATAAGCCCTCCGTCCCGGCCGGCACCCTGGGCAACGTCTTGAACATCGGTGTCTTCGACGAGCGCGGCACCGCCCTCGGCGGCAAGGGATTCCGTGGCTGGTCCGGCGGCGCCCGCACCTCGTTCGCGATCAGCCGCACCGAGGCCACGCCCGGCTACCTCCCCGGCCCGGTGAACCCGGGCACCTGGTACGTGGTGCTCGGCCTGTCCCAGGTGGCGCCGCAAGGCATGGACTACCGGGTAGAGGTGACCCTGATGTTTGGTGCCCCAGGCCCGGACTTCAGACCCACCTACCCCCCGGAGCGGGCGCGCGGCCGCGGCCGTGCCTGGTACCGGGGCGACTGTCACCTGCACACGGTGCACTCGGACGGCAAGCGGCTGCCCGCCGAGGTCGCGGCCGGCGCCAAGGCGGCAAGGCTGGACTTCGTGATCTCCACGGACCACAACACCTCGTCTGCGCACGGAATCTGGGGCCAGTACGCCGACCAGGACCTGCTGATCCTCACCGGCGAGGAGGTCACCACCCGCAACGGCCACTGGCTGGCGTTGGGCGTCGACTCCGGCACGTGGATCGACTGGCGCTACCGCACCCGTGACGACGCGTTCTCGCGCTTCGCCCGCCAGGTGCGCCGCTCCGGCGGCCTAGTGGTGCCGGCCCACCCCTACTGCCCGTACGTGGCCTGCCAGTGGAAGTTCGGCTACGAGGACGCGGATGCCATGGAGGTGTGGACCGGACCATGGACGTACGACGACGAGTCCGCGGTGGACACCTGGGACGCCATGCTGGGCGAGGCGCTGCGGCGCGGCCGCCGCTGGACGCCGGCGATGGGCAACAGCGACGCGCACAGCGTGCCGCAGGTGATCGGCATGCCGCACAACGTCGTGCTGGCCGACGACCTCTCCCGCAGCGCGGTGCTGGACGGCATACGGGCAGGACGGACCTGGATCGCCGAGTCGGCGGACGTGCAGCTGAAATTCACGGTCACCGGTGGCGGGAAGCAGGCCGGGCCGGGTGAGTCGCTCAAACTGCCGACGGACGCGCCGGTGGACGCCCAGCTGGAGGTGTCCGGGGTGCCGGGCGGCACGGTGCGGTTCATCACCGACGAGGGACAGATGCACCAGGAGTCGCTGCCCGCCTCTGGCTCGGGCACCGTGGTGTGGCGGGCGACGGCCTCGCTGGCCGCGTACATCCGCGCCGAGGTGCGGCACCCGATGGCCGACGGCACGCCGGGCAAGGGCAACACCATGGCCGCCGACCTGCAGTGGGGCCCTATGGCGGCGCTGACCAACCCGGTGATCCTGCACCTCAAGGGCTGA
- the map gene encoding type I methionyl aminopeptidase, translating into MVEIKTDAAMDAMREAGCVVARALTAAQKAAGVGVSLQELDEAARAVLAEAGAGSPFLGYRPSFAPVPFPAVICTSVNDAVAHGIPTGYRLRDGDLVSIDCGAQLDGWAGDAAITFTVGTPRPTDLDLINATQQALDAGIAAAQVGSRIGDISHAIDTVARKAGCGMPADFGGHGIGRRMHEDPHLPNRGRPGRGFPLRHGLVLAIEPMLMAGGQNTYRTDTDGWTLRTTDGSRAAHIEHTVAITDQGPRILTLP; encoded by the coding sequence ATGGTGGAGATCAAGACCGATGCCGCGATGGACGCGATGCGGGAAGCCGGGTGTGTGGTGGCCCGCGCCCTGACCGCAGCCCAAAAAGCAGCCGGCGTCGGGGTGTCCCTGCAGGAACTCGACGAGGCGGCCCGCGCGGTTCTGGCCGAGGCGGGGGCCGGTTCCCCATTCCTCGGGTACCGGCCATCCTTCGCCCCGGTCCCCTTCCCCGCGGTGATCTGCACCTCTGTCAACGACGCCGTGGCGCACGGCATCCCCACCGGCTACCGGTTGCGCGACGGCGACCTGGTGAGCATCGACTGTGGCGCCCAGCTCGACGGCTGGGCCGGCGACGCGGCCATCACCTTCACCGTAGGAACTCCACGCCCCACAGACCTCGACCTGATCAACGCCACCCAACAGGCACTCGACGCCGGCATCGCTGCCGCTCAGGTCGGCAGCCGCATCGGCGACATCTCCCACGCCATCGACACCGTCGCCCGCAAGGCGGGCTGCGGCATGCCCGCCGACTTCGGCGGCCACGGCATCGGTCGCCGCATGCATGAAGACCCTCATCTCCCCAACCGTGGCCGCCCCGGTCGCGGTTTCCCCCTCCGCCACGGCCTGGTTCTCGCCATCGAGCCCATGCTCATGGCCGGCGGGCAGAACACCTACCGCACCGACACCGACGGCTGGACCCTGCGCACCACCGACGGCAGTCGGGCCGCCCACATCGAGCACACCGTCGCCATCACCGACCAGGGCCCCCGCATTCTGACCCTGCCTTGA
- a CDS encoding sensor histidine kinase, whose protein sequence is MNLRRPTAPLLDTALVGASLADAWVNVHVEEHAAMACALLAALALAVRRRLPLTTFVLTLPTALVTDAVFATMAALYTLSSLSRHRVLLAGCALAYAITDFLPWPWSSLRAADLAQTHNLVHLTYTLATAVAPVFLGQLVQARRELSQRLVEISDAREHERLLTAQSVLAKERAQLAREMHDVVSHQVSLIAVQAGVLQVGSQDAETKKAAATIRRLSVQTLDELRHMVSVLRASGSRPTELTPQPSLADLQQLVGGSGIDAELETDLPEGLPPPIQRAVYRAVQEALTNVRKHAPGATARVCVHHKDSAIHTAITNTAPTRPALPLPSAHHGLAGLRQRAELLGGTIAAGATADGGYRLHLKLPIGERLAPTS, encoded by the coding sequence ATGAACCTCCGCCGCCCGACGGCTCCGCTGCTGGACACCGCCCTCGTCGGGGCCTCGCTGGCAGACGCATGGGTCAACGTCCACGTCGAGGAGCACGCGGCCATGGCCTGCGCTCTGCTCGCCGCACTGGCCCTCGCGGTGCGTCGCCGTCTGCCACTGACGACCTTCGTGCTCACGCTTCCTACCGCCCTGGTCACCGACGCGGTGTTCGCCACGATGGCCGCGCTGTACACGCTCTCCTCACTCAGCCGCCACCGTGTCCTGCTGGCCGGCTGCGCCCTGGCCTACGCGATCACCGACTTCCTGCCGTGGCCGTGGTCGTCTCTGAGGGCCGCCGACCTCGCCCAGACCCACAACCTGGTCCACCTCACGTACACTCTGGCCACTGCAGTGGCCCCCGTCTTCCTGGGCCAGCTCGTACAGGCCCGGCGCGAACTGTCCCAGCGGCTCGTCGAGATCTCCGATGCCCGCGAACACGAACGGCTGCTCACCGCCCAGAGCGTCCTGGCGAAGGAACGCGCACAGCTCGCCCGGGAGATGCACGATGTGGTCTCCCACCAGGTCAGCCTCATCGCCGTGCAGGCCGGAGTACTCCAAGTGGGCAGCCAAGACGCCGAGACCAAAAAGGCCGCGGCCACGATCCGTCGGCTCAGCGTGCAGACCCTGGACGAACTGAGGCACATGGTCAGCGTGCTGCGCGCCTCGGGCAGCCGCCCCACGGAGCTCACTCCCCAGCCTTCTCTTGCCGATCTGCAGCAACTGGTCGGAGGCAGCGGCATCGACGCGGAGCTGGAGACAGACCTGCCCGAAGGCCTGCCGCCCCCCATCCAACGCGCCGTCTACCGGGCCGTCCAGGAAGCCCTGACCAACGTCCGCAAACACGCCCCCGGCGCCACGGCGAGGGTATGCGTCCACCACAAGGACAGCGCCATCCACACCGCCATCACCAATACCGCCCCCACCCGGCCAGCGCTCCCCCTGCCCAGCGCCCATCACGGCCTCGCCGGGCTACGCCAACGCGCTGAGCTCCTCGGCGGCACCATCGCTGCCGGGGCCACAGCCGACGGCGGGTACAGGCTCCACCTGAAACTGCCGATCGGGGAAAGACTGGCTCCCACTAGCTAG
- a CDS encoding response regulator transcription factor, which translates to MIRVLVVDDEALIRMGFTHILNTVDDIEVVAAVPGGQAVSTVRELRPDIVLLDIRMPDVDGLTILANLRRIPDPPVVAMLTTFDTDEYVATALRSGAAGFLLKDTDPEHLPHLVRTLADGGTVLSSKITRTVVDAYLDKGMHEPPAARLAARLTERERAVLILMAEGLANTDIGERMHLSTGTVKGHVSTVFSKLQVSSRVQAALIAERAGLLASPQDGDTR; encoded by the coding sequence GTGATCCGGGTACTGGTAGTCGACGACGAAGCCCTCATCCGCATGGGCTTCACACACATTCTCAACACGGTGGACGACATCGAGGTCGTGGCGGCGGTTCCCGGCGGCCAGGCTGTGTCGACGGTGCGGGAACTCCGTCCTGACATCGTCCTGCTGGACATCCGGATGCCCGACGTGGACGGGCTCACCATTCTGGCCAACCTCCGCCGCATTCCGGACCCCCCAGTAGTGGCCATGCTCACCACGTTCGACACCGACGAGTACGTGGCGACCGCCCTGCGCTCAGGTGCCGCCGGATTTCTGCTCAAGGACACCGATCCTGAGCACCTTCCCCACCTCGTGCGAACCCTGGCAGACGGCGGGACCGTGCTGTCGTCCAAGATCACCCGCACCGTGGTGGACGCCTACCTCGACAAGGGCATGCACGAGCCCCCCGCCGCCCGCCTCGCCGCCCGGCTGACCGAGCGCGAGCGTGCCGTCCTCATACTCATGGCGGAAGGACTCGCCAATACCGACATCGGTGAACGGATGCACCTGAGCACCGGCACTGTCAAAGGCCACGTCAGTACCGTATTCAGCAAACTGCAGGTCAGCAGCCGCGTCCAGGCGGCCCTGATCGCCGAACGCGCCGGTCTCCTCGCGTCACCGCAGGACGGGGACACGCGATGA
- a CDS encoding GNAT family N-acetyltransferase, producing MPFLVSPVISPGCLASTGQPSLPVEGGLFLRPWRLEDAASVVKAFQDPTIQRWHHRRTDSKDEAREWITQWQQGWRDETAVHWTIADGENDTVLGRVSLQSLNLRGGQAETSYWVMPLARGAAVAPRAVTAATDWALGETGFHRIELGHSVANQASCRVAAKAGFEQEGIRRRALLHVDGWHDMHLHACTR from the coding sequence ATGCCTTTCCTTGTCTCGCCAGTGATATCCCCTGGCTGTCTTGCGAGCACCGGTCAGCCGTCTTTGCCAGTGGAGGGCGGACTGTTTTTGCGGCCCTGGCGGTTGGAGGACGCCGCATCTGTGGTGAAGGCGTTTCAAGATCCGACGATCCAGCGGTGGCATCACCGACGGACAGATTCCAAGGACGAAGCCAGGGAGTGGATCACCCAGTGGCAGCAAGGCTGGCGGGATGAGACCGCAGTGCACTGGACTATCGCCGATGGCGAGAACGACACTGTGCTCGGCCGAGTGTCTCTCCAATCCCTGAACCTTAGGGGCGGTCAAGCTGAGACCTCCTACTGGGTGATGCCATTGGCGCGCGGTGCCGCGGTCGCTCCTCGGGCCGTCACGGCAGCGACTGATTGGGCTTTGGGCGAGACCGGCTTCCATCGCATCGAACTCGGGCATTCGGTTGCCAACCAGGCGTCCTGTCGTGTGGCAGCGAAGGCCGGGTTCGAACAGGAAGGCATCCGCCGCAGAGCGCTGCTGCATGTGGACGGGTGGCACGATATGCACCTCCATGCGTGCACTCGATGA
- a CDS encoding class I SAM-dependent methyltransferase, translated as MTITSQARSFDTAAASYAANRPSYPSGLLDAVEELTGCPLEGARVADVGAGTGLATMLLRARGADVIAVEPGPGMAAQFRLSLPEVPLVIGDGNNLPLASASIDVLTYAQAWHWTDQRKSVPEALRVLRTAGALALWWNDSDSAVPWIADQDARLRRLFGADDSPHDPMARFRGLPPELGFVHRHVPWTRSVPLDMHLANLASYSDFLVLGKEATNTFIAKERGLLAEVFPNRMVEEHYVVSLAVATC; from the coding sequence ATGACCATCACTTCGCAGGCCCGCTCGTTCGACACGGCTGCCGCCAGCTACGCTGCGAACCGCCCTTCATACCCGTCCGGATTGCTCGACGCGGTCGAGGAACTCACCGGCTGCCCCTTGGAGGGCGCCCGCGTCGCCGACGTCGGGGCTGGCACCGGACTGGCGACGATGCTTCTCCGGGCCCGCGGTGCGGACGTCATCGCGGTCGAGCCCGGCCCAGGGATGGCCGCTCAGTTCCGTCTCAGCCTGCCCGAAGTCCCCCTTGTGATCGGGGACGGCAACAACCTGCCGCTGGCCTCCGCCTCCATCGACGTCCTCACATATGCCCAAGCCTGGCACTGGACCGACCAGCGCAAATCCGTCCCGGAAGCTCTCCGAGTCTTGCGCACCGCTGGTGCACTTGCCCTCTGGTGGAACGACTCAGATAGCGCCGTTCCGTGGATTGCTGACCAGGACGCGCGCTTGCGCCGACTTTTCGGGGCCGACGACAGCCCTCACGACCCCATGGCCCGGTTCCGCGGACTGCCGCCCGAGCTCGGCTTCGTCCACCGGCACGTGCCGTGGACCCGGAGCGTTCCTCTCGACATGCATCTCGCCAACCTCGCCAGCTACTCCGACTTCCTCGTCCTCGGCAAGGAAGCGACGAACACCTTTATTGCCAAGGAGCGCGGCCTCCTGGCCGAGGTCTTCCCGAACCGGATGGTCGAGGAGCACTACGTGGTCAGCTTGGCTGTCGCCACCTGTTGA
- a CDS encoding DUF418 domain-containing protein: MTQNALLIVSAQVPRELEADRSSSAGIAPSTGRVIGIDLVRGLAVFGMYSAHVGPDVTVGGPVGFLLEVARGRSSALFALLAGFSLILITGRPHPRTGRSGRQAVVRIAIRAVVLAALGYALTALDTRVDVILSFYGVLFLVALPLYRLRARTLALIAAAGALILPQVLYVVRESIEEGNWADAITARDPLAWISGTDGFVELLFTGEYPVLTWMPFLIAGMAVARLDLIRTGIRSQLALTGGALAVLGYGGSWLALRLVPHALSAVVAATDGDSASSAWWSDTVGEPGDHMPLAWLLVAVPHSQTTFSILGNTGIALVVVAACLTVADRLPRLTRLAAPIAAVGTTALTVYVLHIVALWFFTDVWHVAAIEDETLSALPVLLGFIAAAALLATVWTRLFRRGPLEYLLHIATRPAQHIK, encoded by the coding sequence ATGACGCAGAACGCATTGTTGATCGTGTCGGCACAGGTGCCACGTGAGCTTGAGGCGGATCGCTCGTCCAGCGCGGGCATCGCGCCGTCGACGGGCAGAGTGATCGGCATCGATCTGGTCCGCGGGCTCGCGGTCTTCGGGATGTACTCCGCCCATGTCGGCCCCGACGTGACAGTGGGCGGGCCGGTGGGGTTCCTGCTAGAGGTGGCGCGGGGCCGTTCCTCCGCCCTCTTCGCGTTGCTCGCGGGCTTCTCGCTGATCCTTATCACCGGCCGTCCGCATCCGCGGACGGGGCGCTCTGGCCGTCAGGCGGTGGTCAGAATCGCGATCCGTGCCGTCGTCCTGGCAGCGCTCGGCTACGCCCTGACCGCCCTGGACACCCGGGTCGACGTGATCCTCAGCTTCTACGGGGTGCTTTTCCTGGTCGCCCTCCCGCTGTACCGGTTGCGGGCAAGGACGCTCGCGCTCATCGCTGCCGCAGGTGCGCTGATCTTGCCTCAAGTCCTCTACGTGGTAAGGGAATCGATCGAAGAAGGGAACTGGGCCGACGCCATCACTGCACGGGATCCGCTGGCCTGGATCAGCGGCACGGACGGCTTCGTCGAGTTGCTGTTCACGGGAGAGTATCCGGTTCTCACTTGGATGCCGTTCCTGATCGCGGGTATGGCAGTGGCCCGGCTCGACCTCATTCGCACTGGCATCCGATCCCAGCTGGCTCTGACCGGCGGGGCGCTCGCCGTGCTCGGCTACGGAGGCTCCTGGCTGGCCCTGCGCCTGGTCCCACACGCTCTTTCCGCCGTCGTGGCCGCCACGGATGGCGATTCGGCGTCGTCTGCATGGTGGTCCGACACCGTGGGTGAACCCGGGGACCACATGCCGCTCGCCTGGCTGCTGGTGGCCGTACCCCATAGCCAGACGACCTTCTCCATCCTCGGCAACACGGGCATCGCCCTCGTAGTGGTGGCCGCGTGCCTGACTGTCGCCGACCGGCTGCCACGCCTCACACGCCTGGCCGCACCCATTGCGGCAGTCGGCACGACGGCGCTGACTGTCTACGTCCTGCACATCGTCGCCCTCTGGTTCTTCACCGATGTCTGGCACGTGGCCGCGATCGAGGACGAGACCCTGTCCGCCCTGCCCGTACTCCTCGGCTTCATCGCTGCCGCCGCGCTCCTGGCGACCGTCTGGACCCGTCTGTTCCGGCGTGGCCCCCTGGAGTACCTGCTCCACATCGCCACCCGGCCCGCCCAGCACATCAAGTGA